DNA sequence from the Arthrobacter sp. V1I9 genome:
TGACGCAAATCCGTATACGCTCTCGGGCGGCGAAAAGAGGCGGCTCTCGGTGGCTACAGTCCTGGCCGCGCATCCCCAGGTCCTGGTCCTGGATGAACCCACCTTCGGGCAGGACGCCAACACCTGGGCGGAGCTGGCATCGTTCCTGTCCGAACTCCTGGACGCCGGCACCGCCGTGGTGTCCGTGACGCATGACGCCGAATTTACGGCCGCGCTGGGCGGAACGGAACTGCGCCTGGCAGCGGCGGTGGCGCCATGAGGCAGGAGCTGAACCTGCGCGGCAACCACGCCCTGCTGACCCGAGCGAACCCGTTAAGCAAGTTCGCCGCCGTCTTCCTGATCACGGCCGTGCTGGCGCTGTCCATCGACTGGGTGTCCGCCTCCGTGGCGCTGGCCTTTGAGTTCCTGCTGTTCACGTTGGCGGGGCTCACCCTGACGCTGCTGTGGCAGCGGGGGTGGCCGCTGATCCTCGCCGCGGCCGTCGGCGGCTGGAGCACCTCCATCCTGGCGGCGGACAGCGGAAAGACGCTGATCGACGTCGGCATCTGGACCATGAGCGAAGGCTCGCTGGAACTGGGGGTCGGGTTTATGCTTCGTGGCCTGGCAATTGCGCTCCCGGCGGTGCTGCTGATGAGCTGCACCGATCCCACTGACCTTGCCGACGCGCTGGCGCAAAAGGCGCGCCTTCCGCACCGGTTTGTGCTGGGAACCTTGGCCGCCATGCGCCTGGTGGGGCTGATGGCGGAGGAGTGGCAGACCATTGGGATGGCCCGCCGTGCCCGCGGCGTTGGTTCCCGCGGCAGTGCCCTGCAGCGGCTGAAGGCAACGCTGGGGCAGAGCTTCGGGCTCCTGGTTCAAGCCATCCGGCGTGCTTCAAGACTGGCCGTCACCATGGAGGCGCGGGGTTTCGGCGGCGGAAAGCGGACATGGGCGCGGGAATCCACGTACAGCGGATTGGACGCGTGGGTTCTTAGTGGTGGCGTGCTGATGGCGGGTGCAGCCTTTGCTGCGGCAATCTGGGCAGGCACGTGGAACATGGTGTGGCTGGGGAGCTGACTGGTGGACGCCGGAGCTCAGTCGCAGGAGTGGTTGTAGTCGAATTTCCTGGAAACGAACTGGGTAAGAGCCACTTCACCGCCGTCGGTCAGCGGCG
Encoded proteins:
- a CDS encoding energy-coupling factor transporter transmembrane protein EcfT; its protein translation is MRQELNLRGNHALLTRANPLSKFAAVFLITAVLALSIDWVSASVALAFEFLLFTLAGLTLTLLWQRGWPLILAAAVGGWSTSILAADSGKTLIDVGIWTMSEGSLELGVGFMLRGLAIALPAVLLMSCTDPTDLADALAQKARLPHRFVLGTLAAMRLVGLMAEEWQTIGMARRARGVGSRGSALQRLKATLGQSFGLLVQAIRRASRLAVTMEARGFGGGKRTWARESTYSGLDAWVLSGGVLMAGAAFAAAIWAGTWNMVWLGS